The sequence below is a genomic window from Phoenix dactylifera cultivar Barhee BC4 chromosome 8, palm_55x_up_171113_PBpolish2nd_filt_p, whole genome shotgun sequence.
TATTAAGGGTTTAAGACTCATGGGCGCTGCCATAGAAATTGGATCGGCTGTAAGAGTCCCTCCATGTTTATTCAAAATGATTAGCTGAAAAGTATTATTCAAGTTTCTGattctatataaatatttaagttCTATCTAGCAAATAATCGATATAAGACTAAATATATGCTCGTACAGAACCTTACAGTTGATTAGCCGTAGGTTTAAAATCTCATACCTAGGTAATTGATTCCACCGGACGAAGCAAAACCCACCCAAGATAGATTTCTAGCCTTCCCAGAAAAAAGAACCGTCGGATACTGTCAGCACGGTACACAAGCCGGAGGGTAGTAAGAAGACGGACATACAGTACTGTGGCAGGAGGGACACAGCCAAATCGACAAGAATAAATCATCCTTCCACACAGTGAGAGGAGGCTTTCCAAGCAGCCAATTTGTCCGGAAGTGGCTGCCGATGGTGCTTTGAGAGAGCAATATCATACAGTGGCAGCCCAAGGTAGGTAAGCAGTCGGCAGCTTTTGAATCGGCAGTGAAGCGAGGAGGCCCCTAGTGCATGATTGTTGCCATGGGGGACCGAGCCTAAATTTGATTACTTTATTTTCAGCCACAAAATCAAACTGGAAAAAGGCAATGAGAGGTCGCCTCCCAAGGCCCAGATACAGATCATACTTGTTTCTATATTCATGCTTGATGAATGAGGTCTACAAGAATCAGCAGCAGAAGTGATTGGTGGCTTGGTGCATACAGTGTAGAACATAACTTCTATTTCAAGTGAGAGGATTAAATAACACttttatctcaagaaaaattgcAAAAGGGAGAAAATATAGAATGGAAAGACAAGAAAGTGgttattatcatattattttgTTATTCATCTATATCCATTTCTAAGAtaacaagcaaaataaaaaaaaaagataataaggCACCATATATGCTACATTAGTATAATTTTCAAGATTTAATTATAAATCATTCACGACCTCATTAGAGAATGAATGAGGAAATGTTaactagattaaaaaaaaaaaagtattttcaCAAATAAAAAATTCAACCACCTATGAATCCAAGCGAAATGCATGAACTCACTGGCAAACATCCAACCACACTTGACCTTTTTGTTACTCATGTAACTAGAGCATGGCACATGCTGCGCACGTGTTAAGTGGTAGAAACATGAAGCTTCGCATGGAGAACTCGGTTACCTAGTAGTAGAgaagaaataaaattacaatACTGCTTTGTTTCCTATTTAGAGCATATTTGATTATTCCTATAGGCTCAGACTAAAAATCCTGCAGGATTTTTTAGATTGGGCCATCCATTTCAGCTTAGTGTTGTATCAACCAAGCTCCACCCAACTCAAATcatgtgaaagaaaaaaaaatgctagaGTTTAGCTGGATTTAGACAGTGCTAGAACATGCAAGCTAGATAGGCCAACATATCCGACTCCTATAGGATTTTCAACACAATCCTGTAGAAATATCCAAACACGCccttaatttaatttaatttaatttataagGTTATAGAGGATGGGCTAGCCCAGTACTGTTATAGCCTTGATGAAGCATATAACTGGTGCCATGTGTTGCACGAGCAAAAGCCACGACATGCTAAACTTTGGCCCAGGCTAAGCAACCAGGCCTGGAAAGAcaacaagaaaaaaaggaggatgTCCACACCCTCGCCCAAAAAGGCCGAAGGCCAGTAGTATAAACCCACAGCCCAGGCCTCAAAGCTGAACTTGTCAAACTTTAACGTACTGGCCAGGCCCATCAATATCTGTGTAGAGAGGGATGATTgaattccctttcttttttttttctttttcttttttttctattttcggTAGCAAACTGGGATTCACTTGTGACAGGGATAAAGAGATTTGCTATGCATGCGACTTTTCCATAATGCAAACATATACACTATGACCCAAAGTATGGTGTCTTCACATGCTCATGTGGCTCAGCTTAATTCATTTTTCAATGATAAAGACACTTATCAAAATGATTTGTTACCTATCAAAATACTGTTGTGCAACACTCCATTGAAAATGCATCAGAATGGATTCTAGCATCCTACATAGTAGCAAGTTCGAATTGTTAAACAATATTGGAAATATTGCACCTCCTTCTCTTGTTGGTCTATTTCCGCCTATAATGTGCACCGTTGAACCTCaactatatataaaataaaaaaaaggaaaaacctaTGCATGGCTCATTTTATATTTCACAAATTGCATTTGTCGATTGTTATCAAGAACTCAAGGCCCAATCCGCTCTCTTCTTTCTCGGTCTATGACTCTGGGGTCCCTCCCTGTCTGAAAGAGCATCACAGAAACTGAGCTTGTCCTATTTAGGAGGCAGCAAAATGAAAGCTCGCCGGAGATAGAGAAAGCATAAGCTAGACCATTAGAAAAGGGCATAGGAAGCTTGCTCTCAACAAaagtctttctttttgtttgactCCTTTGACTACTGTACCGGAAATTTGAACAAACCAGGGATGATTTGTTGACTTCTATGCTCTAGGGCTCCCCTTCCCGAGACCCGATTGGACTTCTAGGTTCGCTCACTTCTTTGTAAGAGTTTGATCATCTACAGGCATGAGCATCATGCATGTGAAAATGCATAAAATGATTTAATCGGCTAACcctattagatttagaaatACCAGCATCTATCATGTATGTAAAGGCCAATCACGCTCCATGGTGGTCGATGATTCTACCATGTTGATGATGCCCTAAAAATGGTCGACTCCATGAATCGGTAACTACCACTCGATCCCAAGGTGAAACAATAACAGGAATCCATTCTTTATCCTCACATTAAAGAAAgcgaaagaagaagaataataaGTCAATGTCACTTGCTGAACACATACATCTACTTTCTTTAGGAGCAGGGTCCCATCTCTCTAGGATGAAGCAACTCATGCAATGCAAAAAGGCTTCCATGGCCACAGCAGAGGCTAAAACAGAGTTGGGCTTTTTACAACACAACCAAGAGCCAACCGGCTGCCAGTTCAAGTGATTTCACTGGTCTGGTGAAACCATGCCATATGTGGTGGACCAACATGGCGCGTAGGTGAACGAGACCTACACGCCGGCGTACGTCTCACAGTCCTCTTGCCACCCCTATAATTTCTGGTAATTAAGCCTCCGTTTGGGAGttttggggagaaaagaaaagaaaagaaaactttaatgaggagggaaaagaaaagaatggaatAGAATAGACTTTCCTCGCTTCTTGTAAAAGAAATCATACCTTTTTAACACTtttactaaaatacccttattaTAAAAGGGGCATGCTTATAAGTAGAGGATAAACTAGgtattatcaaaaatttattaagtttcaatttctttctctccaaatcctcccactttatgggaggaaagaaagaagagaattgGAGACCAAAATTTTTCATCCTattccctccttttctttcccttttccttCACTAAAAAACTCccaaatatcaaaatttttaactttcccttcccttccatTACTTTCTTCTCAATTCCAAGTTTTCAAACGGACCCTAAGTACCTTATTATTGTGTCTAACTTGGGTCAAGTGGGTGCTGTTGAATTCGGACAGACAGCAACATTCCCTTCCCTGCCAAGAATAAATGCCGAGACCAAGAGGTCACTATTTTTCCAATCAACAACCATCTCACAATGCACGCACGGATGGCCAGTGATTTGTGATTATATCTTACATTATAAACATCACCCACCTTGATCTAAATTTGGTTTTGACAGCTTAAGTAGGGATTTGAAGTGTTTATAATCCACCTTTCATGGTGAAAAATTATTGGGTGTGAGTTCATGACTGAATTAGCTAGAGAGGCTCGATCTACAGTTATGGCCATCCATGTATTGCACGACGATCGTGATTGCGTAGACCATACACCGCAAGGGATATGCTAATTTTTGTGCAGCATATGATAGGCATCAATCATGGCTGTCGCGagacacataaatggtgagtgtTCTACCCTACCAAATTTAAGTCTTGAACCCTGTTTCAGCATGGCTGTGGGTCTGTTTTTGAATTTGTACACATGCAATGTGCCTGCACGTGAACCAACGGTATGTGGACCAGGAAGAGATAGCACTTGCCAGCGGTCAGTGCTCGTACATCTAAGTGTACGCTTGAATTGTGAGTACATGTATCCTCGCCTTAATGGTGACAGTTGAACCACCTCAATGGACGCTAATACCTGCTTGAGTTCTGGAGACAGTACTGGTACGAggattattaacaaaattgcCTATCTGTGGCAAAAAAATACACTTATACCATCTTAAAGATGTACACTTGAACATGGTTACAAGCAAATATGGAGAAGAAAAGCAATGGAATTTTCTACAACTTGATAGCTAATAGACAtttaattttaagcataaaatcATCAGAACATGTCATTTTCAAGAATGAGTCGATCAAGTTGGAATACAGAGGATTGCGGGATTCGGAAATAGTGAATGCCATTTTATCTTTTGTCGAAATCCATCCGGTTTTCTAAAGTTTGTATAAATTAGAAACTTCTAGAAATTAGTTTTTATAACTTTTATCTCTTACGAACTTTAAACTGCGTGATTAATTGTAGCAGTCTATGCCACACAACATCATGGCTTACTATATTGATGGAGTATAGTAGAAATGAAAACGAAGGTTCAGATCCAAATTATATAGGTAacatctgaaggaggcatcactagtttctatttctttctttatttccttTGCACCACTTTCTTAGCATCAAGACGGAGCCCACGTAAGTTTTACTTCTATCCTTTCTCCGCGAGGAAGAGAATGTGCTTTTAATTCTCCTGGAACGCCGAGTACGAATTCACTGGTGCATACAATATTCCTCCCATTCAGAGCTGAACGTCTGTTCATGCATGGGGGCCAACAGCGTGCCATGATGCTTGCTCGAGGAGAAACACAAGCGCACCGATAACTATATGGTTGGATTCAGGAATTGTCATTTAGAAAGCACTAGCACAGCGTGGTCTCATCAGCATCAAATCAACTCCCACTCACCCCAATTAAATTCTAAGTTCTAACCCTCCCAATAGTCGCACCACTGCCCAATAGGCTTTCATTTCATACGCCTAGCGAGCCTTCCACCGACACCGCACAGTGTAAATGAGGtcagagagaggagggggggggggggggggggggaatcaTGTGAACTTATATCATTTGGAAAGGGAGGTTCCACTTGGAAACTTCATTACACTCCTGGAGACTTTTTCCACTGCATCTTTCTGCAACCCTTTTCAGCTTTACCCTTTGGCATCTTCCTCCCATGGGTGAAAGGTAAAAGGTTAGGAAGAGAAAGCCGAAGGAGTGTAGATGAAGGAAGGAAATGATGTGATATCAGCGCCAATCATCATGAGATCTGGGGTATTGTGGGTTGTTGGAGCCCAAAAAGTTTGGGCTGGTAAATTAGATAAAATAACTACCTGTATAAAACTTAGCATGGACCCCTTCGGCTCGAGTGACGATCGAGAGCTCCACTCgcattcttctgttgtgttGTTGGCTTCATTCAACTCCCAACCGTGGCCATGTTACTCCTATATCCTATCCGCCGTATGTTAGTCCACGTAAACTACTTGACCCATGGGAATCTCGTAAGATCGTGGTGTCCCTATCCATCACCTATTCGTAATGCTTTCCAGTACCTAatctaaacataaaaaaatattgaaaacaaaTGCAACGTCTTATGATTAGCATATACGATCACCACCATTCTCGTTAGGAGCCAGTGCTATCATTAGAAGTAtccaatgatgcaatccaaAAGAATTTTACATATTATGAACAAAAATTTAGAGAGCACATATCCCAAATTGGGCACAAGAGCATTTATTCCCCTAGTTAGTAGTTACATCAGCGAGAACAAAGCAAAAGGCTGGGAATCAGGATTTTCAATATACAATTAACAcgttaaacaacttgcaattattccctttcccaaaaaaaaaatcacaaaaaaagaaacaaaaaagaaatatatgtaagagcctatatatatatatacctagtATCATCATACGCTTATAGAtcatatataaaagaaaagtttgaaagaaaagaagggaaacGGATGAGATAATCATACGGATAAGCCAGCCATGAAGGCCACTCCGGTGGAGGGTAGCCAAGAAGAGCCGTAGATAAACTTCGCTACGGTAAACTTACTCGCCTCCTCCGGCAACGTTATCACCCTATATCCCGGCCATTTCACTCTCTTCCCCAAGGCCGCCCCCGGCCCGTAATTCATATACTCACCGTAGTATAGCGTATCCAGCGCAAACGCACCATTCCACTCCAGCCAGCCCGCCGGGTGGATATGATCTCCCATGTAGGATAGCATATACACTGTCCTGGAGTACAGCTTCCACGGCCGGCCGAGGTAAGTGGGGTAAGTCCATTTCACCCGCTCCAGCTCCGGCGTGGcgacgactcggcaagcatGGATAGAGATGCCGGTGTTCTGGTTGGGATCCTTCCTGTTCTGCGCCGTGATGGTGTTTTTCTGTTTCTCCATCGGCTTTCGAGCCCACAAGCTGCAATTCTGCAGCACCACCGCCGCGTTGCCGAAGATGAAGTCGACGGTCCCGAATATGTCGCATTCCCGGAAGAACTGCCGCTGGGAGTGCACGTATAGCGTGTCCTGGTAGCCGATTATGTTGCACCGGTACACGACGGCTTGGTCGGCCCCCACCCGGAGCGCCACCGCCTGGTGCTTTGCTGGCCCGGCCCAGTTCTCGATGGTCATGTCCTTCATTATGAATCCATTCCCCGTCGATGCTGTCATTTTAACACATTAGGATTTGATCATTGTGAATTGTTTTAGCTAAGATGGAGAAAGAATCGAGGTAATATACCGAAGGTGGCGGTGCTGAAGGTGGTGTATTTGTCGGCGACGCTGCGGGATCCGGCGACGATTGTCATGCCCTTGCCGTCGCCGATGAACATCAGATTTGTTTTCTTCCGGCCGACCTTGATGTTCTCGACGTAGCGGCCGGCCTTGACGTAGATGATAATGCGGCGGGCGCTGAGCTCGGGGGCGGCCTTGACGGCGTCGGCGATCGATTTGTGGGTCCCGTTACCGTCCTTGGCCACCACCATGTCGGCCTGGATCTTGGCCGCCGGGACCTGGAGCAGCCTCCGGTCTCTCCGCCCCACCCACTCTGGGAATTCTCCGTCGCCGGCGGAGGAGAGGAGGCGCCGCTTCTTGTTCTGGATGGGGATGCCGGAGAAATCCTTGTTCCGGCTGGCGGCGGAGAAGATGGCGAGGCAGTTGCTGACGAGCTCGGCGAGGTCTTTAAGGTTGGTCTCCATCTGGGCCCGGACGTAGCCGTTGGCGACGTCGGCGAGGCCCTCGGTGCAGGTGTCCTGGTTGGTTACTGCGGAGCTGAGCCAGGTGAGGACGTCCTCGTCGGAGGCGCCGGCGGGGTGGGAGCCGGTTGGAGCGATGACCGCGAGGGACTGGGAGAGCTGGTCGAGGGAGTCGTCGAGGAGCTCCATGCAGTCGTCGTAGGCGGAGCGGGCGAGGAAGTCCATGGAGACGCCGGCGACTGCCGAGGCCTGGTAGAGCGCCTTGCCGACGCGCTGGACGGTCATGTTGAGGGAGATGTGGACGAGGTCGCGGTCGCCGGCTTCGAGGGCGCCGGGGAAGTCGAGGAGGGAGCTCACGCACAGCGCCGGGTACCTGGTCAGGGCGCAGGTCTGGGAGATGGCCTGGGTCGGGGTGCGGTTCGTGCCTGAACCGGAGGTGCGGGCCCTGGAGCGGACCAGGAGGCCCACCGAGACGCCGGAGGCGATGAGGAGGACGACGGCGAGGAGGCCCAGAAGGATGAACCGGCGCTTGCGGCGAGTTGAACCGGTTTGACTCGGTAACGATTGGGAGACGGGGGGGAGGGACTCGGACGAGCCGAGCCGGCCATAGCCCATGGTGGGTGTGGATTAGAGAAGGGGAAGGGATCGGAGGGGAGGCAAAAAGAAAGAGGCTTCAGTGGGGTTTATAGGAGGGAGAATGTGAGTTAGCAGTGGCAGCAGTTTGGTGAGCGGTCTATATCTTCCTGCAAGAGCTGGCTCCCACCGGGTGCTCTTACGACTCCTATTAGCAAAGATTTCCGCTTCCGTGCATTACCTTAAGCTAGGACGCTTTGACTACCGTGGATCTAAcaatatttgcagaaaaaattattatttaagtatttttattttatataagtatccaaaatttatCCAACATACAGCTGATGTAAAACTAAACATACATTCATATAGATCCTCATGCACTCTCTTATTTAAGTTTTGATATTCTTCCATACGAAGGATGCAAATCCATTTACAGGTACCATGAATCCAATTACGAATATCATGATCAACTCATGATTAGTCTAAATTAGCATGTTTTTCAGTATCTTCTAGTTTATATGGGCTAAGATCCAGATCAATTCTAAGGATCTCGTTCAGAAAGAATAGTCTGAAAGTATTATTTAATTAAGTTTATAAATACATTTAAAATCTACTCACTACATAACTAGTGTCAAATTACATACTTTGTgctaatataataattttttttatcacgTGGCATAAAAAGACTAGGAAGTGATGCAATATATAGGAACGATGAAACGTTGACATTACGGGTAAATATTTCTGTTTTATAAGCGGCATTTAGGATTAATTTACTTTTTATCCACACCTTTTTAAGTTCTCTCGGTGGGCTTTAATTCCAAAGCTTAtttgtttctcttctccttGTAGGTGCATGTGAAATTGACCGACACCTAGTAGGATGTTGATCGTGTGAGAAATTTTTATTGACTATAATTTATAAGTGGGTAATcaaattattaaaagaaaaggaaagaaagagattGGAGACATGACACGTTCTGGAGAACGAAGCATATTAATGGACACATGAGGGATTAGGTATGTGGGGACAGCAAAACAGGCAATGGTTGTTGTGGTTGGTTCTTTCGCCAATAATAAGCAACAACAACCATAGAGTTTTCATCTGATCGACAGCTTACCGCTGCTGTAAAGACCCTAGGCTCGTAGCTGTGGGGTTCGACCGGACCCGGCGGCGACTCAATCTTTTGGCAGCGTTGTGACTGATTGCCGCTAATTTCACGAAGAACGTCCCTCCCAATTGTCGGACGAAGCATCTCTGCTGCCGCCCGTTTTGGCAGCCGGTGCCCACCGCCCATGCGCGTGTACTGTAAAGCATCAATGCATCCGCTGTACCGCGGTACATGTTGCCTTTTTTTCCCGATGTATTGAGGGGGCATAAAATGGTTGGTTTGAAATCTGTGCAGATCGGCGAATGGAAACGTACTGATTACTTTGAGATTATACGGAGTGTGATCTGACAGATAATGTCGGAgaagaagatcaatcattctttcatccgaaagatacaacccggaTGCTTCGTAGAGGTGCATGTGATCATTGTTCTGCCTGGAAATAAATGGGATGTGAAAGAATGGTTCATCTTCTTGCATAACGTCAACTGCTTGACTTGCGATGACCACTTCAAGATCCAGGCAGACGGATGGAAAAAGTTCAGGGCGCTTTGAGATCCATGCAAGATGCAATTCAGTAGTTGATGTTGCGAAAAAAGAACGATCATTCTTGCTTGCGTGTGAAAGAGTAGACCCGAACCCACAATAAACAAACATATACATACTGCTAGCAATCAATCCGCAAGCCAATGATTGTCCCTTGTGCCCACAGCTTTAACTGTTTTAAGGATGAGGTATGGAAGGGAGAAGGCCTCGGTGAGCTAGGAGAGCGAAGAATAGGGTGGACTCGAAGGTTGGTGGAAGATGGAAGCAGCGGAGAAGATGAAGGAGGGGTGGTGGTATGACCGAGGCAGCGGTGTGTGCGGTCGCACAGGTGAGCGGCGTTGGCGGACGAGGACGACCTGGCGGTGAAGAGGAGAGGCGGTTCGGCGGCTCTGCGGGCGGCTGGTCGTGAAGAAGAATAAGaggtattctttttttttttttgactagcTTGTGCGACTCACGTGCGATGAAGCACGTGTGCCTCACGTGGGTTGGGGCACATGCAACTCACATgcaactccttttttttttttttctagggtgGATCCGGGCTAATGAACTGGTAACGGGTGAGGGACTTACCCGTTAACTGGTGTTTTTTCAACCTCCCGACGGTTTCGGGAGGTGGTTCCGGACTCTGCGGCTACGGTTGCCGAGCGGACCTTGTGGCCTGCTGCAATGGACGGCAATTGGTCACAAGCCCCCTGACTGGTTGGTGACATCAGAGGAGAAGAAGCCTCTCCTTGCTCCTTCTGGTGATAACCGATCGAGAGGGAGGTGAACAGGGACATAAGACTCTCCCTTTTCTTCACACTGTGCGCTGGTCGTCGACACTCATTAAGCTCCGGCATCTGTGGTGCAAAGTCTTCCGTGAAGAACTCGTGCGGCAAATGAAGCAGGGGCAGCCTGTCCATACACCAGGTCTCTGGGGATTAGGACGGCTACGGGTGTACCGAGAGGGAATCAGGGAGGGAAATAGACAGACAGGATCAAGGTGTTGGCACAGAGGCAAAGCCCtggctggctctgataccaaactgATGCGGGACAGGGGATTTAAGGAAGAAAATATGAATAGAAAGGGAAGGGGAGGGAAAATCTGGAATCCACCAGATGTTAACACAATGTTTTCATTCCAAAATACTCTAACTAAAACAGGAGACATGGGGTTCCATATATAGCCCCCTATGCAACTACTCATGATCCCCacaagtgatcatggaactatcCATGATCCAACAACATCATGGTTCACAACAACAGCTAAACATAGTCATAACAAGCCAACAACTGACATAAGGACgaaaatacataataaataaacgAAAATATACAAGAAAATAACACTAGGGCCAAAGTGCTATGCACATCGGCGACGCCTATACACATGCTGGAAACGGTGGTCTGTGTCCCCACCAATAAGCGCATCTTATACATCTCACCTATTATTCCTCCATCATGTCTGGTGAATAACAAGCAAGTTTCAGCTTGGCTAGTTTGGTGTTGAGCTCGTACTGAGTTTGAGTTTTGTAGGTCAGCAGTATTCCATCGAGGACACAAGTTCTAGTAGTTTAATTAACCATGTATTAATTAACTCTGAACGGTGACATGTAGTCTCTTTAATTCGCAAGAGAAATTACTTGGTGGCATCTTAAATTTCCAGGGGGATGTGTCGATGATCGAAATCGATACCAGGATAATCTAGAGGAATATATGCAAATGTGTGAACTCCTCCTCAAATTCATATACACTTGGGAATACCTTGGaaattttgttttgaaaagaTCAATGGCTAGGTGATCACTCACTCTCTACTTTTTTTCCTGAACCTCTTCGATTCCACGATTGATGAGGATGCAGGGGTAGCAGATTACTGGAATGCTTCAGCTGGAAGTTGGACTACGAACATTTTGCCTTTGCCAGGAAATACTATGGAGGAACTTTTGGCAGAAACATGGAGTATGTTCATCCTTCCAATAAGAAGGATGCCTTCCAAATGGAAATGAACTGGCAGCAAGATAAAAAATATTCGTGTGGTTGGCAACAAAAAACAAACTGAACAAAGGGAGAGGTTCCAAGGAGGAAAGCAGAGTGTGCCTTGTTCAATTGTCCACTACAGCATTGTCCTCATGCTTCAAGAATTTGGAGAAGAATAGATGCTGTGTCAGGAGGTCACTAGCATCATAGGATCACTTTGTAATGCACTTGGACTGATTGGAAATTGCTAATAGATGGATACGGTTATATTGCCTTGGCCCTTTCTATGTacttaagggctcgtttggttcgcggaaagagaaggggaaaaatgtggtcaacggaaaagtaatgagatgcctcttatttgattggagtttttaaagaaaaaagacggaaaagttgtattttcatgggaatatgattgccatatttcatgggaaagtctttcccataaggcgaaaatcactctatttttattttttcccaaaaaggccATTccgcattaaagaagcattaaagaggcattaaaaacctaatttttattaagggcataatagaaattatacataactttttcagaaaagtggatggccaaccaaacataagcactttgaaaatttgtcactttcccatggtcaaccaaacatgctaaaagtacttttcacTAATAGTTAATGCCTAGCTAATGCCTTTTTCCACCTCTCACTAATAGTTGGTGCCTACAATTTTGCGTAACATTTTCCACGCCGGAttagttttattattttaataacaTTTAATGACATAATAGTTAATCTAAGTCAAGACGTTAGCAAGTACTATAAATTTATTCGGTTCGTAGGAAGAATTTTTttcactaaaatatttttcaaaaaaagattGATACTCGGATGTATGATGCTTCAGAAAGTAatttttgcatgtttgattggccatgaaataacttatatttggctGAGTATCTACATTTTTAGAAATATTATGTAAAATACCTATTAtgcttttaataattttttttttgcatgaataccctcctaaatattaaattttgtataaatattcTTACAAAATTGATacttgcatgtatatccttataaaatatttttttactattttactaatttttatttttatttttattttagctcACCATGTTTCAAAGAGCATAATAGAGGACCACGGATGAACCTCAAATCTCAGCAAGCTGGCTCCAAGTAGCGCCTCCGTACCAACCAGCGGCCATCGTTTTCAAAAAGAGAGCAGATTGCGGAAAGTGGGAGCGGCTTCTCTTacgattagttttttttttttaaaaaaaaaaaaggcatttcatataactctaacttGAACGATTAGCATTTTTTCACTAAAAACCTTTTAACTCCACAGAAattcgatagaaatttgagagAGCCTATAGAACCTGATGCCCATGCTCCCCACTCCAGACATCCGTTATTCTATAGAAGGGGTCTTAGTCTGTCCACCAAGAGCTTGACCGAGAATAGATGAACACGTCACAATGACCAAGATGCATGTTTGCCCTCCAATCaccaaatttttaatattttaatctaAATAAATTACTAAAACCCTGCCCGAGTTTTACGTTTATTATATCTACACCCAATAATTTATAAAACCTACCGCCTACTACTAAAATTCTGGTTTTTGCAAGAGTTGCATTGTTCTATGCAAGAAAAAGActtagaaagaataaaaaaaagtttgaatCCGAAAAAGTATGCTTAGGGAGCGTCTCTCTGTCTACTACTTTTAACTATTCCTTTAGCTGGACTTGAGGCTTTTCTCAAAACTATTCCgaagaaaagaatga
It includes:
- the LOC103702519 gene encoding probable pectinesterase/pectinesterase inhibitor 34, whose protein sequence is MGYGRLGSSESLPPVSQSLPSQTGSTRRKRRFILLGLLAVVLLIASGVSVGLLVRSRARTSGSGTNRTPTQAISQTCALTRYPALCVSSLLDFPGALEAGDRDLVHISLNMTVQRVGKALYQASAVAGVSMDFLARSAYDDCMELLDDSLDQLSQSLAVIAPTGSHPAGASDEDVLTWLSSAVTNQDTCTEGLADVANGYVRAQMETNLKDLAELVSNCLAIFSAASRNKDFSGIPIQNKKRRLLSSAGDGEFPEWVGRRDRRLLQVPAAKIQADMVVAKDGNGTHKSIADAVKAAPELSARRIIIYVKAGRYVENIKVGRKKTNLMFIGDGKGMTIVAGSRSVADKYTTFSTATFASTGNGFIMKDMTIENWAGPAKHQAVALRVGADQAVVYRCNIIGYQDTLYVHSQRQFFRECDIFGTVDFIFGNAAVVLQNCSLWARKPMEKQKNTITAQNRKDPNQNTGISIHACRVVATPELERVKWTYPTYLGRPWKLYSRTVYMLSYMGDHIHPAGWLEWNGAFALDTLYYGEYMNYGPGAALGKRVKWPGYRVITLPEEASKFTVAKFIYGSSWLPSTGVAFMAGLSV